Proteins encoded within one genomic window of Ideonella dechloratans:
- a CDS encoding AlbA family DNA-binding domain-containing protein, producing MSSKHWVAQAAAVLQESLQPVPHELNELDWKSSLSTHKDRLAEHLMALANLAGGGTLVFRVSNSGQVQGIAQDEAERIEACDQHAVLQSPSSQTLTNTSLRQRFQLHDKQRNSITNLIADAVAAGRIKRKDTSSGNKFAEYIPYWA from the coding sequence ATGAGCAGCAAGCACTGGGTCGCCCAAGCCGCAGCAGTGCTGCAGGAGAGCCTGCAACCGGTTCCCCATGAGCTCAACGAGCTGGACTGGAAGAGTAGCCTCTCCACCCACAAGGACCGCCTGGCCGAGCACCTGATGGCTCTGGCCAACCTGGCGGGCGGTGGGACCCTGGTCTTCAGGGTGAGCAACAGCGGGCAGGTACAGGGCATTGCCCAGGACGAGGCGGAGCGCATCGAAGCCTGCGACCAACACGCCGTGCTGCAGTCCCCCTCCAGCCAGACGCTGACCAACACCTCGCTGCGCCAGCGCTTTCAGCTGCACGACAAGCAGCGCAACAGCATCACCAACCTGATTGCCGACGCCGTGGCCGCCGGGCGCATCAAGCGCAAGGACACCAGCAGCGGCAACAAGTTTGCCGAATACATCCCCTACTGGGCCTGA
- a CDS encoding type I restriction-modification system subunit M codes for MNRNQLKQLEKDLWAAADKLRANSDLKASEYSTPVLGLIFLKFADNKYRQHEPAILQEYQKLKGTRRERTLEEIAIQKCGFYLKDFARYDHLLNLPEKEDIAKAIRRAMASIENTKPELLGVLPQEEYDRFTRSPKNQHIPKDLLKLFSDIPVDASGDVFGQIYEYFLANFALSEGQGGGEFFTPRSVVKLMTEIIEPHGGKVFDPACGSGGMFVQSAEFILQHQADKAADLDVFVCGTEKTLETVKLAKMNLAVNNLRGDIKQANTYYEDPFNAFGAFDYVMANPPFNVDDVTLDAVEKDRRFNTYGVPRNKTKAKKSEGKDGKEKAVETVPNGNYLWINLFATSLKPGGRAALVMANSASDARHSEADIRRTLIEHNLIYGMLTLPSNLFYTVTLPATLWFFDKGKTDDKVLFIDARNIFTQVDRAHRELSDAQIQNIALIPRLHKGRRQEFVDQVDAYLHQGMAQLKEAAEQLPTLSERLLAVLAEEAADAEASQAARDAIAALKAQWGKLAALAQAQDQHERTRGQKHSVEDRNKAQHLLRAQFTPFFTGLHAAVKALDKAIREMDKRKAEATKADGKRATANRQTKGVKAAVQALHDELKAAELYYQHVSWLQERFPQAAYEDVTGLCKLARREEIAEQDWSLNPGRYVGVVIEEDGKTEEEFLADLSDANDELAALVSDARHLESVIQSNVAALIGDAA; via the coding sequence ATGAACCGCAACCAGCTCAAGCAACTCGAAAAAGACCTCTGGGCCGCCGCCGACAAGCTGCGCGCCAACTCCGACCTCAAGGCCAGCGAGTACAGCACCCCGGTGCTGGGCCTGATCTTCCTGAAGTTCGCCGACAACAAATACCGCCAGCACGAGCCGGCCATCCTGCAGGAATACCAGAAGCTCAAGGGCACCCGGCGCGAACGCACCCTGGAAGAAATCGCCATTCAGAAGTGCGGCTTCTACCTGAAGGACTTTGCCCGCTACGACCACCTGCTGAATCTGCCCGAGAAGGAAGACATCGCCAAAGCCATTCGCCGCGCGATGGCCAGCATCGAGAACACCAAGCCCGAGCTGCTGGGTGTGCTGCCGCAAGAGGAGTACGACCGCTTCACCCGCAGCCCCAAGAACCAGCACATCCCGAAGGACCTGCTCAAGCTGTTCTCGGACATCCCGGTGGATGCCTCCGGTGACGTGTTCGGCCAGATCTACGAATACTTCCTGGCCAACTTCGCGCTCAGCGAAGGCCAGGGCGGCGGCGAATTCTTCACGCCGCGCTCCGTCGTCAAGCTGATGACCGAGATCATCGAGCCCCATGGCGGCAAGGTGTTCGACCCCGCCTGCGGCTCCGGCGGCATGTTCGTGCAGTCGGCCGAGTTCATCCTGCAGCACCAGGCCGACAAGGCGGCCGATCTGGACGTCTTCGTCTGCGGCACCGAGAAAACGCTGGAGACCGTCAAGCTCGCCAAGATGAACCTGGCCGTGAACAACCTGCGCGGTGACATCAAGCAGGCCAACACCTACTACGAAGACCCCTTCAACGCCTTCGGTGCCTTCGACTACGTGATGGCCAACCCGCCCTTCAACGTGGACGACGTGACGCTGGACGCCGTGGAGAAGGACCGCCGCTTCAACACCTACGGCGTGCCGCGCAACAAGACCAAGGCCAAGAAGTCAGAGGGTAAGGACGGCAAGGAAAAGGCCGTCGAGACCGTGCCCAACGGCAACTACCTCTGGATCAACCTCTTCGCCACGTCCTTGAAGCCCGGCGGCCGCGCCGCGCTGGTCATGGCCAACTCGGCCAGCGATGCCCGCCACTCCGAGGCCGACATCCGCCGCACGCTGATCGAGCACAACCTCATCTACGGCATGCTCACGCTGCCGTCCAACCTGTTCTACACCGTCACCCTGCCGGCCACGCTGTGGTTCTTCGACAAGGGCAAGACGGATGACAAGGTGTTGTTCATCGACGCCCGCAACATCTTCACCCAGGTGGACCGCGCCCACCGCGAGCTGAGCGACGCGCAGATCCAGAACATCGCCCTCATCCCCCGCCTGCACAAGGGCCGCCGCCAGGAATTTGTGGACCAGGTGGACGCTTACCTGCACCAGGGCATGGCTCAGTTGAAGGAGGCTGCCGAACAACTGCCCACGCTGAGCGAGCGTCTGCTGGCCGTGCTGGCCGAAGAGGCGGCCGATGCTGAGGCGAGCCAGGCGGCGCGCGACGCGATTGCGGCGCTGAAAGCCCAGTGGGGGAAACTGGCCGCGCTGGCGCAGGCCCAGGACCAGCACGAACGCACCCGCGGCCAGAAGCACAGCGTGGAGGACCGCAACAAAGCCCAGCACCTGCTGCGCGCCCAGTTCACCCCCTTCTTCACCGGCCTGCACGCAGCCGTGAAGGCACTGGACAAAGCCATCCGCGAGATGGACAAGCGCAAGGCCGAGGCCACCAAGGCAGACGGCAAGCGTGCCACCGCCAACCGCCAGACCAAGGGTGTGAAGGCGGCGGTGCAGGCACTGCACGATGAGCTGAAGGCCGCCGAGCTGTACTACCAGCATGTGAGCTGGCTGCAGGAGCGCTTTCCCCAGGCAGCCTACGAGGACGTTACCGGCCTCTGCAAGCTGGCCCGCCGCGAGGAAATCGCCGAGCAGGATTGGTCGCTCAACCCGGGGCGGTATGTGGGCGTGGTGATCGAGGAGGATGGCAAGACGGAGGAGGAGTTCCTGGCAGACTTGAGCGATGCGAACGATGAACTCGCAGCGCTCGTCAGCGACGCAAGGCATCTTGAGTCTGTGATCCAGTCAAACGTCGCCGCGCTGATCGGAGACGCTGCATGA
- a CDS encoding restriction endonuclease subunit S, with the protein MTEVWPCISVGSLVQAHEAALQTGPFGTQLSASEYVPEGIPVINVRNVGFGDVRADDLEYVSEGKAEQLHHHVLRAGDIVFGRKGAVERHALIGSAQDGWVQGSDCLRLRLRSSRFNVRFVSFYLRTKGHQDWMQALCSFGATMSSLNQDIVNRIELPCPPRPVQDQIAAVLAAYDDLIANNQRRIALLESLAEEIYREWFVRMRFPGAKSAVFDKGMPTDWTHEPVLDAFKFYGGATPAKDNPRFWVDGEVHWYTPTDITGASSPYLEESADKCTDEGLQNCSANLFPAHSIMMTSRATIGAIGINSAPACTNQGFITCIPNQRYPLTYLYHWLKLAKPHFEMLSGGATFAELTKGTFKRIRILTPPVKLVAAYEQQARPMFDEVESLTKMNRRLRATRDSLLPRLISGKLRVEALDIQFPPSMQPPPAEAAPREAIAR; encoded by the coding sequence ATGACTGAGGTATGGCCATGCATCAGCGTAGGCAGTCTTGTCCAGGCGCACGAAGCGGCACTTCAGACAGGCCCTTTCGGAACGCAACTGAGCGCCTCCGAGTACGTGCCGGAAGGCATCCCAGTCATAAACGTCCGCAACGTCGGCTTTGGCGATGTGCGGGCGGATGACCTGGAGTACGTATCCGAAGGGAAAGCCGAGCAGTTGCATCACCACGTTTTGCGCGCTGGCGATATCGTGTTTGGCCGCAAAGGCGCTGTAGAGCGGCATGCTCTCATTGGTTCAGCCCAGGACGGCTGGGTTCAGGGTTCGGATTGCTTGCGCCTGCGCTTGCGAAGCTCTCGCTTCAACGTGCGCTTCGTTTCCTTCTACCTGCGAACCAAGGGGCACCAAGACTGGATGCAAGCGCTTTGCTCGTTCGGGGCCACGATGAGTTCACTGAACCAAGACATCGTCAATCGAATCGAGCTACCTTGTCCGCCGCGCCCAGTGCAGGACCAGATCGCTGCTGTGCTTGCAGCCTACGACGACCTGATCGCCAACAACCAGCGCCGCATCGCCTTGCTGGAGTCCTTGGCCGAGGAGATCTACCGCGAGTGGTTTGTGCGGATGCGGTTTCCGGGCGCAAAGTCGGCTGTCTTTGACAAGGGCATGCCGACCGACTGGACGCATGAGCCCGTCCTCGATGCCTTCAAGTTCTACGGCGGCGCCACGCCGGCCAAGGACAACCCGCGCTTTTGGGTAGATGGCGAGGTGCATTGGTACACGCCCACTGACATCACTGGCGCCAGCAGCCCCTACTTGGAGGAGTCGGCCGACAAGTGCACCGACGAGGGTCTGCAGAACTGCTCCGCGAACCTCTTCCCGGCCCACTCGATCATGATGACGAGCCGCGCCACGATTGGCGCCATCGGTATCAACAGCGCTCCGGCCTGTACGAATCAAGGTTTCATCACCTGCATTCCGAACCAACGCTACCCGCTGACCTATCTGTACCACTGGCTCAAGCTCGCCAAACCGCACTTCGAGATGCTTTCCGGTGGCGCGACCTTCGCAGAGTTGACCAAGGGGACGTTCAAGCGGATTCGCATTTTGACGCCCCCAGTGAAGCTGGTCGCAGCCTACGAGCAGCAAGCCAGGCCCATGTTTGACGAGGTGGAATCGCTGACCAAGATGAACCGTAGGTTGCGCGCTACCCGCGATTCGCTGCTCCCCCGCCTGATCTCCGGCAAACTCCGCGTCGAGGCGTTAGACATCCAGTTCCCGCCCAGCATGCAGCCGCCGCCCGCAGAGGCTGCGCCGCGTGAGGCAATCGCCCGTTAG